Proteins from one Anastrepha obliqua isolate idAnaObli1 chromosome 2, idAnaObli1_1.0, whole genome shotgun sequence genomic window:
- the LOC129237946 gene encoding uncharacterized protein LOC129237946 has protein sequence MLERRKQLALLLLAIFAFQYSEGLFKKLISLEDHPWSAESAEHYHFKFPTLKLLKPFGTLENKLVNKLEKKEEGLGALIEKKLEDWEGKKEKFDEKLLEVFDFLKEKKQKETEYKPHYETPPPPPPPPPRHYEPYPPAPAPAPAPKPTPTPASYGPHPPPYEPHPPPYKPHPPPYVPPPPAPPSYYSPPDAPPYKPNPPSPPSPPHYKPRRPYVPAPTPSPPSPARYYPEPDSSEEHSYPYRPVKPNPPSPTKYEPRRPYVPAPTPSPPSPARYYTEPDSSEEEHSYPYRPVKPKPPSPPKYKPRRPYVPAPTPRHYEESGSSEEQSYPYRPIRPIRPKPAVYCADDDYDVRYFT, from the exons ATGTTGGAGCGACGCAAGCAGCTGGCTTTACTGCTGCTAGCCATATTTG CCTTTCAATACTCAGAGGGATTATTCAAGAAACTAATCTCCCTTGAAGACCATCCATGGTCAGCGGAAAGTGCTGAGCATTACCATTTTAAATTTCCCACACTTAAATTGCTAAAACCTTTCGGTACATTGGAAAATAAATTGGTTAATAAACTAGAAAAGAAGGAGGAAGGCCTAGGGGCATTGATCGAAAAGAAATTAGAGGACTGGGAGGGGAAAAAGGAAAAGTTCGATGAGAAACTTTTAGAGGTATTTGATTTCCTTAAAGAGAAGAAGCAGAAGGAAACAGAGTACAAGCCACATTATGAAACGCCgccaccaccgccaccaccgCCACCTCGCCACTATGAGCCTTATCCGCCAGCACCAGCACCAGCGCCTGCTCCCAAGCCAACGCCAACACCAGCATCATATGGACCTCATCCACCGCCATATGAGCCTCACCCACCGCCATATAAACCTCACCCACCACCATATGTTCCTCCTCCACCAGCACCTCCCTCATATTATAGTCCTCCAGACGCACCACCATATAAACCCAACCCACCATCACCTCCATCACCACCACACTACAAACCACGAAGACCTTACGTACCAGCGCCGACACCTTCTCCTCCATCACCTGCTAGATATTATCCAGAACCGGATTCCAGCGAGGAGCACTCTTATCCGTATCGGCCAGTAAAACCGAATCCTCCTTCCCCAACAAAATACGAACCACGAAGACCTTACGTACCAGCGCCGACACCTTCTCCTCCATCACCTGCTAGATATTATACAGAACCGGATTCCAGCGAGGAGGAGCACTCATATCCGTATCGGCCAGTAAAACCGAAGCCTCCTTCCCCACCAAAATACAAACCACGAAGACCTTACGTACCAGCGCCGACACCTCGACATTATGAAGAATCGGGCTCCAGCGAAGAACAGTCGTATCCGTATAGGCCGATAAGACCAATAAGGCCGAAACCAGCAGTGTATTGCGCCGATGACGATTATGATGTGCGTTATTTCACTTAG